The genomic DNA ACGGCGTCGAGGATGGCGTCCGCGACCTGGTCGGCCATCTTGTCCGGGTGGCCCTCGGTCACGGATTCAGATGTAAACAGCCTGCGGCTCTTCGTCGCTTCGGTCATGGGCGGCACCTCCAAAAAAAGACCCCTTCCAATTTGAAGGGGTCCTGATCCGTCCGGTCATCCTTCAGATTGGAGCTTGAACGCGTCCCATCTGCTGGGTTTGGCACCGTGTGTCCACCGGTTGCCGGGGCTTCCTAGGGCCAGTCCCCTCCGCCCGCTCTCGATGAACGTGCTGTTGAAATGTCAAGCTCCAAGCCGTAGATCGGCTGTCAATGTACCATGCCAGTATAAGCGCGTCAAGGCGCCCGCGTGCGCCCAAAGACCGCCAATTTACCGAGGCGCGCCTGCATCGTCGCCCACTGACACCCTCGCTCCCTCGCGGCGTTCAGACGGTGGCGCCAGAGCCCGTGTACACGCCACGACGGCGCGATTCCGGCAGCGACCGGGGTGGCTCGGATACGCCTCTGTTCCCGGAACGTTGCCTCCCGGCTTGGAGCCGTTGAACGGCGATAGGTAAATCGTGATCGATAAGCGTAAATTGAAGCTAAACGTGGCGTGGATGGGAGATCACGCGTGACACTCTCACGATCACTTGCGCGGGCACGTTCACTTGCGGCGTTGACCTCGGCCTGTACCCTGGCCGCGGCGCTGACCGCTTGCTCCATCGGTCATGCCGGCGACGGGAAACGGCCGCTTGCGTCCGAGGACGGCCTCGGTGCGGCCCGGCCGCCTTCAGAAGCGGCCGTCGATACCCAGCCGGTGGCCCCGGCGCACGTCCACATCACCCTGGAGGGCGTGGGCTACGGGATCGGAGGCAAGACCGTCGCGACATCCGATCATCCGGCCGATGCGCCGGCGGCCCCTGCCGTCTTTCGTCCCGGCCCCGCCGAGCTCCGCGTCGCCTTCAGCTCACCCGTCGACCGGGACGAGGTTTGGAAGGCCATTCGGGACCAGCTTGTCGGTGCGGCCACTGGGTACCGGATCGAGTTGGGCCAACCTGTGTGGGACGAGAGCGGCAAATCGCTTGCGGTACGACTTCAACAGACCGTGACACCGCTCGGGGCGGGAGTCTTCGACGGACGGCCCAGCCTCCGCTTGGACTTGAGCACGGTCAAGGACGTCGACGGCGCGCCCGTCGATCCGGCAGGCGCCGCGCTCGAATGGCTCGTGGTCCGGCCGGTGACGGTGTACGCGATTTCCGACCCTGCACAGCTGCTGGACGGCACTACGGAAGGGCGGGCGGTGGGCGAGTTGGCAGCCCTGCCCTCGTTGCGTCCGGCGGGACCTCGCCCGTGGCTCGACGGCCATCTCCTCATGTGGCGATTCGCGGCAGAGGAAGCAGAGTGCGATGCGCGGGCCCTGGTCGATTGGAACCTTTCTGCGGGAACGGCGCTGGACGCGGGGGCGCCAGTGGACGCCTGCCTGTCCTGGGCAGGTTGGGATCCGCAGGGCCACGACCTTCTTCTCACGAGTTTGCAAACGCTGGTTCGACTCGACTTGGACGGCGGAGAGCCGGAGCCCGTCTACCGGGTCCCGGATGACCGCCTTCTCGTCGGCATGGCCATCGCCCCGGACGGTCGCATCGCCCTCTTCGAGGCCACGCCTCCCGCCGGCGGGGCTGAGGTGGGCTCGATCGACTTGTTGGTGGTCGATCTGCACGGCAAAGTCATGGCCAAGGTTCCGCAGGTCTCGGACCTCGTCTCCGAGGAGGGCTTGTGGCGCCCCATCCAGGCCTCCTGGTCCGATGATGGGGAAATGTTGGCCTTCACGGCTCTCCGCGTCCGGGAGCACGTGAGTGAGCCTGCCGCCCTGCCTGATGTCTCCGAGGCGCTATCCGTGTGGCGCCCGAAGGCACCCACCGGGACAGGACCGGAAGAGCTCGACGTGCCCGTGACGACGGTCTCCTGGCGCCCTGGAACGCACCAGATTCTGGTCGGCGACCGGCTGTACGATGTCGACACGAAGACATCGCGCAAGAGCCTCGGGGATGTCAAGGTCCTGCCCTACACCGACGTATTCTGGTCGCCGGACGGCCGGTACATGGCGTTCCTGGACCCGTCGCAGGGCAGGATGAGGGGCGTGCTGGTCGACCTCGAAACCGGACGCGGCAAAGAAGGCGACTTCCTGCCCCTGGGCTGGGAGCCCGCGACGGGCCAGTTCTATTGGTGCAGGACGCGGGTTGGAGTCCAGTAGTGTGGTGTAAATTCGGCGGGATCCGTTGACGGAAACGGCCACCCCGTGGTTCCTACGAGTAGGTACCCCTACCAACTCGAAGGAGGAACCAACAGGATGGCCGGTGACAACAGGATCGATCTTTTGGAGCTTTTGCGCAAGGCGGGGCACGACGGCGACATCGATTTCCTGGCCGAAGCCGTCCGAGTCATGGCCCAGGTGCTGATGGAACTTGACGTTCGCCAGAAGGTGGGCGCCGCCCCTTACGAGCGCAGCGCGGCGCGCCAGACGTATCGCAACGGCTACCGCACGCGGCTTTGGGACACGCGGGTCGGACGGATCGAGCTGCGGATCCCCAAGCTGCGCCAGGGCAGTTACTTTCCCGCGATTCTGGAGCCGCGCCGGCGAGCGGAACAGGCGCTCGTGTCCGTGATCCAGGAAGCCTACGTCCACGGCGTGAGCACGCGCAAGGTGGACGAACTGGTGCAGGCCATGGGGCTTGAAGGCGTCTCCAAGAGCGAGGTGTCCCGGCTGTGCGCGGAGCTGGATCAGATGGTGGAGGCCTTCCGGAACCGGCCGCTGGGCTGCTTCCCCTATGTGTGGCTCGACGCCACCTACCTCAAGGTGCGCGAGGACGGCCGGGTGCAGTCGATGGCCCTGGTCGTCGCCACGGGGGTGAAGGACACCGGGGAGCGCGAAGTGTTGGGACTGGACGTCGGGCCTAGCGAAGACGGCGCCTTTTGGATGGCGTTTTTGCGCGGCCTTTTGGCCCGCGGGCTCAAGGGCGTGAAGCTGGTGATCAGCGACGCGCACGAGGGGCTGAAGGCGGCCATTGACGCGGTGCTCCAGGGTGCCAGCTGGCAGCGGTGCCGGGTTCACTTCATGCGCAACATCCTGGCCCAGGTGCCCAAGAGCGCGCAGCCCATGGTGGCGGCGGCGGTGCGGACGATCTTCACGCAAGCCACGCAGGACGAGGCCCGTGCCCAGCTCCGCCATGTGGCCGACACGCTTGAGGCGCGATTCCCCAAGTTGGCCAGGCTCCTTCTTGACGCGGAAGACGAGGTTCTCGCGTACATGGTGTTTCCGGAACGGCA from Clostridia bacterium includes the following:
- a CDS encoding PD40 domain-containing protein, coding for MTLSRSLARARSLAALTSACTLAAALTACSIGHAGDGKRPLASEDGLGAARPPSEAAVDTQPVAPAHVHITLEGVGYGIGGKTVATSDHPADAPAAPAVFRPGPAELRVAFSSPVDRDEVWKAIRDQLVGAATGYRIELGQPVWDESGKSLAVRLQQTVTPLGAGVFDGRPSLRLDLSTVKDVDGAPVDPAGAALEWLVVRPVTVYAISDPAQLLDGTTEGRAVGELAALPSLRPAGPRPWLDGHLLMWRFAAEEAECDARALVDWNLSAGTALDAGAPVDACLSWAGWDPQGHDLLLTSLQTLVRLDLDGGEPEPVYRVPDDRLLVGMAIAPDGRIALFEATPPAGGAEVGSIDLLVVDLHGKVMAKVPQVSDLVSEEGLWRPIQASWSDDGEMLAFTALRVREHVSEPAALPDVSEALSVWRPKAPTGTGPEELDVPVTTVSWRPGTHQILVGDRLYDVDTKTSRKSLGDVKVLPYTDVFWSPDGRYMAFLDPSQGRMRGVLVDLETGRGKEGDFLPLGWEPATGQFYWCRTRVGVQ
- a CDS encoding IS256 family transposase codes for the protein MAGDNRIDLLELLRKAGHDGDIDFLAEAVRVMAQVLMELDVRQKVGAAPYERSAARQTYRNGYRTRLWDTRVGRIELRIPKLRQGSYFPAILEPRRRAEQALVSVIQEAYVHGVSTRKVDELVQAMGLEGVSKSEVSRLCAELDQMVEAFRNRPLGCFPYVWLDATYLKVREDGRVQSMALVVATGVKDTGEREVLGLDVGPSEDGAFWMAFLRGLLARGLKGVKLVISDAHEGLKAAIDAVLQGASWQRCRVHFMRNILAQVPKSAQPMVAAAVRTIFTQATQDEARAQLRHVADTLEARFPKLARLLLDAEDEVLAYMVFPERHWRQIHSTNPLERLHKEIKRRAHVVGIFPNRASVLRLMGAVLMEQNDEWATGRRYFSAESMAEIGRREVNAFIATAAN